In the genome of Primulina tabacum isolate GXHZ01 chromosome 13, ASM2559414v2, whole genome shotgun sequence, the window AATCAGTATCATAATACTTAGGTTGTTAATTAACCCGTGGCATGAACGGAATCTTGTCGTTTCTGCTAAGATCACAGAACACCAAAATGGGAATTTCCCTTTTATGCCGTTCCATGGATTAGTATTAACAGAAAGGGTATTTAGTTATTTTGGAATTGCGGTGCAGTCAGTTTTGAATGAGAAGTCCGTGGACCCTGATacatatatttttgaaattttcaaaatggtttatttattaGACTTTTAGTCTCAAGTAGTGGTTTGTGTTCTCTCATAGTCGATTCTGATATAAAGGTGTCATGCATGATTCAGGTTAAGGTGTTCAAGCAACCACATTACTTGCAAAACTTTGTTCAGGCCACGTTTAATGCACTTGGGGCTAATAAAGTCAGAGGTTGGTGTTTTTCattcatatatattatattcttCGAATTCCTTTGTTCCTGTTCTGGAGACCAAAAGTGTATTGTCATGAATTCTGAGGTAAAGGACTTGGCATCTCCTTCTCTGTATTGCAGTTTTTGAATGTCTATTTTCTGTTGTGAAGGGCACTACAGTGTTTACTAGAAAACATGAAGATCAACATAGATTTAATGTATTTTAACAACCTGCAACAGGTCATGTCCAGCATAGATTTAATGAATTTTAACAGCCTGCGAACATGCAATGTCGTTTTATCATGCATATCAAATGATTGACTGTTCTTAAGGAATATGTGAATTAAGTTTTCTTTTTCTGTATATGATGCTGGCATGCACTTGTTAATCATTTAATCTTTTTTCGTTTTGATGCATACTCATTTTAATAATATGATCATGTCGGTGTGAGGTCTTCCTAGGGTCATTTGAAATCTGTGTATAATATAATCAAGCTGTTCACTGGCTGAAAGTGCCTGCCCTTTTCATTTATCTTGCTAGTCTTCTTACTGTTTCCATatcaatctttttttttaacttaagcTCTTTACAACTTATCGAGTCTTAGATTTTTTTTCTGCATAGAAAAACAAACACATTTTGGCTGTGTCACTTTTATTTCGTATTTGGGAGTTTGAGTTGCTCCTGTTTGGGACTTTTCTAAATCAAATGAGAGGAAGATATTTATTAGTCATTATGAGATTTGGATTGTATCTGACTTGATTTTCCTGTCAGAGAACTTTTCGTATAAATACAGTTACGATTTGGTTTATAAGTTTATTAAAAGAGTGATGGACGAGAAAGAAAAGCGGACATGCCTGTATCAACTGCGAACACAAACCTATATGCACATACACCCATGAACTAAATGCATATCAATTGCTACAAGTACATAAATTAGCTTGGATTCTTTTTCAGGTGCTACACTTGTTGTATCGGGCGATGGTCGCTACTTCTCAAAGGATGCTATTCAGGTGCACCCGTAAAATTTGTTGCAGAATAACCCTTTCTATTTTTATCATTCATAGTTTGGATTGTTAATATTGATGTCAATGGTGATTCTGTATGATAAGTTCTTTTTGTCTTGTTTGTTACAATGTTTGACATCTCGAATCATGATAACATGTATCTTTACATGACCACTTATTGATGTTTTCAATATCACGGAAAAACAAAGGGTGGACCATGCATGGTTGTTTCAGAGTACCTATTTGTAAGAATGTTAATGCTTTTATTTAGGATATCAAGATTCTGGAGTCAATAGGTCttatcccccccccccccccccccccccccccccaccacATCTATTGCTAAAAAGCCGTGATTCATATTTATTTTGAGAATTAATTCTGATATGGCACGCTTTTGAAGTGATGTGATTTTTTTGGGGAATTTTGTTTATAATAATTGACTAGATATGTCTAAAGACGCACCATTTAGATTAAAAAAAGAAGGCATGGAAATGGGTTGGAAGTTGGGCATGGAAAATTGAGATGTAAAGAATGAATATTTTGATGTGGATTTGTCGGGGAAGAAAAAGTTgagtgaaatttttttaaaataagaaaatagaTAAAGCAATTAATCAAATACACTCTTAGCTTTTCAACGAAAACTATTATATAACTTAAGTACTGAAAATTTGAACGGACAAAGCCTACTTTTGGCTCTTCTTGCATGGAGGATGTTTCCATTGGTGTCATGCTAAGGATAGTCATTATTCCAAGTCTTCAATCTCCATGCTCACATTGTTGAGAAGTTAAGATGCACAAGTCATTACATTGGATTAAAAAAGAGTGAACAATTAGTTGGAGATCATCTCTCTTGtgcattttttaaatttgaagtCTTTGAAGAACGAGAAAGTATTTCCTAGGataaagaaataattttttcttaCTTGGTTCTCTTGTATCAAGAGATTTGATCTTGATGTCTTTGTGTCTCTTTATTTACTGGAAAGTTTATCGTTTATGATGATAATTTATCGGTTCTGTTTTAACAAAGTAACTGTCTTTACTTCTGGGTTTTGGATAATTGACACTATTTTCCTTAGTATTGAGattattaatatgatttttttttcattacCCAATGGTAGATCATTATAAAATGGCTGCTGCTAATGGAGCAAGGCGTATCTGGGTTGGGCAAAACGGATTGCTGTCCACTCCTGCCGTATCTTGTGTTGTACGTGAAAGAGTAGGCCATGATGTAAGCAACAACTTAAAAAACCAACATGGAACCATTTCCAATTTTTATATACATTCACAAATGTAATTTTTGAAAGTATTAGTGAAACCTGTGCAGGGATCCAAGGCAACTGGGGCATTTATTCTGACAGCAAGCCATAACCCAGGCGGGCCCCTTGAGGTATGTTCTTGATGTTCCAGACTTTCTATATGCTTACATGTCGTGAAGCATTTTCAGTAGTTATTTGAAATTGAAATACGTCTGTTTAATTGAACTCATGGGATGGAATCATGATGCCCGATACTATCAGACCAAAACCCCGTCTTCGGTGCAGTTAGTGTTCCAAGGGCTTTGGATTTTGTTTTCCGCAGTGTGCTATTTGACGCACACTTTTGTGTTCATGTTTTGCTTATCAGGCTTTTAGCTACCATATATCTCACATGGAActcttaaaaaaatttaaattatataaaaacatattcattttcacCCATGTTCCACTCTTCCACTCTCTGGTTTATCTTAATGCCTCTTACACTATTATCTgtaattttgaaccaaatttcacttgaatttatgtattattgtcattgatatttgaagaaagtGACTATTGCTACATGGAAAACTTTGCACATTCTACTTTTATCCCTTGGATTTTCATCCATACATTGACTTATTCTTATGCCCAGTTGGGTGTGTTATTCGGCCGCTCTTTAAGAGATAATTTACCAAAGAAGTTGACAGTGTAGTAAGAGCTTGTAGTAGTCCGGCTTATACTTTAGTTCATTCTTGCACCCATCATTGTAGAGGGGATGGCTGTGGACCTAGATCTAAAATTATTGTTCTTTAACTGCGTGTGGTTGCAATATTGCATGTTACGAAGCATGTGccttttatataaatatttgatttcatatTTATATCTTTCTTTAACAGGATTTTGGAATCAAATACAACATGGAAAACGGTGGACCTGCGCCGGAAGGAATTACTGACGAGATCTACAAGAACACTACTACAATAAAGGAATATTTCATCGCCGAAGGGCTGCCGGATGTATTAATTATTGGAATTCATATCCATTTGTGCACACTGACATGCTTCCACGAACTTGCACACGCACCTTTGAATGAATTTTCATAATTAGACAATTTTCTCATGACATTCAAACTACATTGCAGGTGGATATCTCTACGGTAGGATTGACTAGCTTTGCTGGTCCGGAGGGGCAGTTTGACGTTGATGTTTTTGATTCAGCTGACGAATATGTCAAATTGATGAAGTATgttcttttcaaattatgtgGATTTCcaaatttattcaaaaatgaTTGTTCATTCCTTAAATTCCTTTGAGTGGAAACGATAATGCTCAATTTAGGAAATTTGAATCAATCAGATTATTGCCCAttctagtaaattaataaataatccaGTCTTTAGCTTTGACGAGTTCCCTGTGAAATTAGTATCAGCGTTGTCTATTTAATGGAAATTCTTCTAATCTTGTGACTTAATCGCTGTTCCGGTCCAACATTTGTTTTCTGATCCTTTCCAGGTTCATTTTTGACTTCCAGTCCATCCAGAAGTTACTGTCATCTCCAAAATTCACTTTCTGGTATATGCATATTCTTGTTTTGATGACATGGGcagaatattttttcttttctttggttATAATAGTCTATTGTTTGCATTAACATTTTCATTTGTTGTTAGTTATGATGCTCTTAATGGAGTTGCCGGGGCTTATGCTACACGTATATTTGTGGAAGAGCTTGGTGCAGATGAAAGGTCTCTACTGAATTGTGTACCCAAGGTTTTTTGCTTTTACTCTGGTTTTTGACTAAGTCATAGTTATAGTAATGAATCATTGATGCGATATTTTCTCTCCTTTTTTCCCTGTAATCCGAATAGGAGGACTTTGGTGGAGGTCATCCTGATCCCAATCTAACCTATGCAAAAGAATTAGTCGCACGTATGGGCCTCAGTAAGACAAACAGTGAGCAGGATCCACCAGAATTTGGCGCTGCTGCTGATGGAGATGCAGACCGCAATATGATTCTTGGCAAAAGGTACCTCTTTAAACATTAATGTTCGTTTTTGTAGACTTTAATTTCATGCTTTTGacttgtgcgcttctgtcaggtTTTTTGTGACTCCGTCTGATTCTGTCGCTATCATTGCTGCTAATGCTGTAGAAGCCATTCCTTACTTTTCTGGTGGTCTAAAAGGAGTTGCAAGGTCTGGCTCTAgttcttttatatattttgagtCTTTTCAGCTCTTGAATGCATGTGAATTGATGGATAATGCACAATTTGATATATTTAGTCCTGGTGCAGGAGCATGCCCACATCAGCTGCTCTTGACGTTGTTGCAACAAGCCTGAATCTGAAATTCTTTGAGGTAGAGGgtcaaataaaattttacaGGACGATTTTGTTCTTTTAATACACTAGTTTTATTGGTATGATAATGATTCTGTTCTTGCTGGTAAGGTACCCACTGGCTGGAAATTCTTTGGCAACCTGATGGATGCTGGAATGTGTTCTATTTGTGGTGAAGAAAGCTTTGGAACCGGTAAGATAAATGTTTTATTCTCCACGATGCATGGGTGAATCACTGGCATTTTATTTCTCCGCCGGAATGAGATGACTACCACCGTTGTTTCTCATCCAACACTTGCCATCACAGGTTCGGACCACATACGAGAAAAAGATGGAATCTGGGCTGTATTGGCCTGGCTATCTATTCTTGCCTATAAGAACAAGGATAATCTCGGGGGAGACAAGCTCGTGACAGTTGAAGACATTGTTACCCAACATTGGGCTACATACGGGCGTCATTATTATACTCGTTATGACTATGAGGTATGCACAAAACTTAGCTGGTCCATAATAAATTGTATTATACATAACATTATTATATTTTCCTTGAATCATGTGCTTAACATTTGTTGCATTTCAAGAACGTTGATGCTGGTGGTGCGAAGGAACTTATGGCTTATCTGGTCAAGTTGCAATCCTCCCTTGGTGAAGTTAACGAGTAAGCTTTCTTTTCCATGTAAATTTATGTTTCTGTTGAATTTGTATGACAGAGTTCTGAACAATTCTCcatgaattttagtattattATGAAAGGAATACGCTCCGACGTCTCTAAAGTCATTGATGCTGATGAATTCGAGTACAAAGATCCCATTGATGGTTCTGTTGCAAAGCATCAGGGCATCCGATATTTGTTTGAAGATGGTTCCCGACTGGTAAATCATCTTTAAacaattcaaattttcaagataaAAAATATCAATGCTGATCCATTGGGGATAATGCACCAGGTTTTCCGTCTTTCTGGAACGGGTTCTGAGGGAGCGACCATCCGCCTTTATATCGAGCAATACGAGAAGGATCCATCAAAGACCGGGAGGGATTCCCAACAAGCGCTTGCTCCACTGGTGAGATTCTTATTTTTGGTGTATATTTTAAATCTGCTCGATTCGATTGCCTCGCTATCCTGCATCCTCACCCAACTTACTTTCTCAATCGTTGGCTTGCAGGTTGAGGTTGCTCTAAAGTTATCTAAGATGCAAGAATTTACAGGTCGATCTGCCCCTACAGTTATCACATAGATAGATGATGCAGCAACTACGGATTTTCCTATGATATGAAGTagtaaaataaaagaattacgGATCTGGAATATAGTAAAATAAAAAGAGTGGAATATAAATACTGCGCCTATTaatatctaatattatatataatattaaaaggGCGAGACGATAACAAATAAATCCAAGGGAGGCTAGGGTGTGCCTTCGTTACTACTTTTGGTCTTTTCTTTATATCTAAAGCCATTTTGAAGTGTGGATAAAAATGTATctatttgaaagaatttgttttattaatttcaggatcaatatttcaagaatttaacatttttgataaaatataatatacaaatattttaaattaatttttttaaacaatttgAAAATTCTGGGTACGTTAATTTCGCGGACTagaaaatttatgtatttagtTTCATATTTATCGTATTTTTACATTATTTATCATCTTCACTGggggtatttttatttttgtttttttatgtttaagattCATCTAAGATGCCTCATTTTACTATGGTTAATGCTTAATCTCGATGTTAGTATTTATGCCATCTTCCATCTATGATGCGAGTTGTCCAATTTCCAGAATTAAATTGCTACCTGGATAAAATCATTGCGAGGATTATTAACTCTGTCTAGTGGGAGAATGAGAATATGCAAACATTAGTTAGTCCAAGATGAAGGCAAAAAACATCAGACCGAACTCCGCACTCATCATCGAACCTGGATGGTGAATCACTTGTGTCTTTGCCCCAATCACACTACCTAACCCCATCAAAGCCCGCACCCACATCCACTCTAACCTGGTTAGGATTTGGTGTTGTCTAGTTTCTTTGGCACATTCCTAAAGACTTCCGAGATAAGCAAACGCTCAATCTATTTTTATACACCTATGATGATGACCTGAAGCATTCTTCCTATTATACAACTCCACTCACACTGCCCAAGCCATGATCACAAACAGTTGTAGGTCATTTTGATCCCACACTTTGGCTAGAACCAAACATCAATCCAAGAAAGTATCTGCATGCATCTTACGCACATGAACCCAGGAAAAAGAGTTTTCCCAAACATGTTTGGTTACAGGACAGAATATCAGGCACTGAAAAGTTGTTGCTACAAATAAATTACACAAAAGGCATATATCATTCGTCGAAATATGCCTCCAGAATAAATTAGCAGCAGTAGGAATAAAATCACGAGTTACTCTATGCGTACCTTGGTCAGGGTAACTcgtgaacatgaaccggtcagtaGCCACCGGATTTATTCCCCTCTACCGCAGAGCTTGAACCTGTCATGCCATTCCCCTCTACCGCAGAGCTTGATTCAACATTGTAAATGTTCAAATGAATATCTAGAATTGCTTCAACTTCGTAAGGCAAAAAAGATACGTCTCACCCCAGTTTCATTCCAACAACCCCTGTGCTAGTAATCAGAGTTCAAATTTTAGCTGTATCCTCCCACAAAGGCCCAGAATCCACATATCAGATTTAATTGAAATGGACCTACCATCTCAAACCCTCTACTACAAACCTTTCCTAAGCAACTCTCTgctccaaataagagatctgcaCACGTACGAGGGACGAGAACCTACCACCGTCTCCAGAATATCAAAGTGCTTGAAATATCTAGCCTTAAGCACCTTCCCCAACAAGGTATTCGGAGAATGGATAATACGCCAAACTTGCTATGCCAACAAAGCTTTATTAAAGGCAATCAATTTCCCAAAGCCCATACTGCCGCAACACTTAGGCTTGCACAGCCCATCCCACTTCAACCAGTGCATACCTCTTATCTACACTCTTGCCCTTACACCAAAATTTTCAACAAGATTGTTCAATTCCCCGACAAAGACCAGATGGTATCCGGAAACAAGAGAGAGCATATGACGATATTGCTTGCAAGACAGATTTAATAAGGACTTCACGCTCTCCCATAGAGAAGAACTTGGAGCTCCATCCTTGGATATTTTGCACAAATGCAGTCTCTCAAATACGAGAACTGTAATCTCTTGCTTCGTAAAGAAAAGGTTGGCACGCCCAGGTATAACGTATGCCCCTTCGCTACCTCAAACGAGAGCACCATTTTAATCTCATCAATGGTCTGGACATCGGTACTTGTGATAAAGGTTAGAGCAAATTTATCATAGTTTACCAGCTGTCTCGAGGCTCGTTCATAGATTTGGAGAATAGGATATTCAGGTTTGATTTAGTTTTCgattttttatttctattttttgattttcggttttacaaatatataatctAATAttctaataatttattttcggttcggttttctATCGAAATTGTTATGTTATTTCGGttgattattttgattttgatacaattatttaaattaacaagataaatatattgtaaaatataatttgttatatttttacatgatttcttagtaaaatatttaaatataagtcTAAATGAATTACATAAATAACAAGCAActaaatattattcaaaataattcatcatTCAATAATATcatctcaaaaaatatataatacaaataaaattattaatttaatgaaattttgattttttcgaTCTGTTGGTTTTGACATATATTGTAGTGGCCCGTgtttcgtacttgaaaatttgcggaataatttaaaatttctctttaaataaataaaatgcctcGTTCATAAAACCTACTGTTAAAAGATTCAATAACTAAAGTATCAGCGGAATAAAAGCTTTAAATATCGAGTTAGCAGCGGaaataaatatttgtttcaaaacaacaacttaaaataattcatcgcgacaaaatgagtttgcataaaataataaataaactgataaataaggtcctcgggttcctactactgccgacccaagatggctcactggtccccgtcctcggtcccgacctcatcagcacttacaacaatcaagtctagtgagtctaaagactcagcatgcatatatcgtgaataacgagtaaaatatatcataaagtttcatgccgggtaaaaatatcatgtcgtaaagcataacgtgaaaatgTCTTGTCATaagtaattataaatatgtgcataactgaacagaaaatcgtaagtgaaatgcttgctcgatagagccttgtcatgaaatagcatataataattttctgttgagaatatgttctacgcaagtggcccataacgtgaaatgaatcgtatgatcagactaaaccacagtatactgggcggtag includes:
- the LOC142522376 gene encoding phosphoglucomutase, cytoplasmic isoform X2: MVVFEVVRVETTPFDGQKPGTSGLRKKVKVFKQPHYLQNFVQATFNALGANKVRGATLVVSGDGRYFSKDAIQVHYKMAAANGARRIWVGQNGLLSTPAVSCVVRERVGHDGSKATGAFILTASHNPGGPLEDFGIKYNMENGGPAPEGITDEIYKNTTTIKEYFIAEGLPDVDISTVGLTSFAGPEGQFDVDVFDSADEYVKLMKFIFDFQSIQKLLSSPKFTFCYDALNGVAGAYATRIFVEELGADERSLLNCVPKEDFGGGHPDPNLTYAKELVARMGLSKTNSEQDPPEFGAAADGDADRNMILGKRFFVTPSDSVAIIAANAVEAIPYFSGGLKGVARSMPTSAALDVVATSLNLKFFEVPTGWKFFGNLMDAGMCSICGEESFGTGSDHIREKDGIWAVLAWLSILAYKNKDNLGGDKLVTVEDIVTQHWATYGRHYYTRYDYENVDAGGAKELMAYLVKLQSSLGEVNDIIMKGIRSDVSKVIDADEFEYKDPIDGSVAKHQGIRYLFEDGSRLVFRLSGTGSEGATIRLYIEQYEKDPSKTGRDSQQALAPLVEVALKLSKMQEFTGRSAPTVIT
- the LOC142522376 gene encoding phosphoglucomutase, cytoplasmic isoform X1, which gives rise to MAAANGARRIWVGQNGLLSTPAVSCVVRERVGHDGSKATGAFILTASHNPGGPLEDFGIKYNMENGGPAPEGITDEIYKNTTTIKEYFIAEGLPDVDISTVGLTSFAGPEGQFDVDVFDSADEYVKLMKFIFDFQSIQKLLSSPKFTFCYDALNGVAGAYATRIFVEELGADERSLLNCVPKEDFGGGHPDPNLTYAKELVARMGLSKTNSEQDPPEFGAAADGDADRNMILGKRFFVTPSDSVAIIAANAVEAIPYFSGGLKGVARSMPTSAALDVVATSLNLKFFEVPTGWKFFGNLMDAGMCSICGEESFGTGSDHIREKDGIWAVLAWLSILAYKNKDNLGGDKLVTVEDIVTQHWATYGRHYYTRYDYENVDAGGAKELMAYLVKLQSSLGEVNDIIMKGIRSDVSKVIDADEFEYKDPIDGSVAKHQGIRYLFEDGSRLVFRLSGTGSEGATIRLYIEQYEKDPSKTGRDSQQALAPLVEVALKLSKMQEFTGRSAPTVIT